The Spinacia oleracea cultivar Varoflay chromosome 2, BTI_SOV_V1, whole genome shotgun sequence DNA segment AAATTTTGCAGGTTATATCATGGATAATCACGATAATTGTACTAAGTAGGATTTTAACAAAAAATTACCTCATTTTCCCCGGAATTCTAAGATTCTGGTGGGTTTGCAGCTTCTTGATCTTAGCTTGTCACATTGCCATTGATTCTCATTTCATAATGGCAAACCATGGTAACTTTAGAATACAAGACTATGCAGATGTCCTCGGCCTTTTTGCATCAGTCAGCCTGTTGTTAATTTCCATTCAAGGAAAGATGAGAATAGTGCAAGACGGTGCAACAAAGAACTTGACTGAACCACTTCTGAATGGAGAAAGTGAGAAATTTTCAAGGGGGAAAAGCGAATCACTTTACAGCAAAGCAACCTTTCTTGACCTTGTTACCTTCTCATGGCTCAACCCATTGTTTGTTATCGGGAAAAAGAAGCCACTTGAGCAGGATGAGATCCCAGATGTTGATGTGGAAGACTCTGCTGCTTTTCTCTCTTATTGCTTCGATGAAAACCTAAAACGAGTCAAGGAGGAAGAAGGAACCACCAGTAACCCATCTGTCTACAAGGCAATATTCTATTTAGCATGGAAGAAAGCAGCAGTAAATGCCATATTTGCAGTAATAAGTGCATTTGCATCATATGTTGGTCCATATCTAATCAACGATTTTGTGAATTTCCTCAGCGACAAGCAACACCGCAGCCTAAAAACAGGCTACCTCCTTGCTCTTGGATTTCTAGGGGCCAAAATGGTGGAGACAATAGCACAGAGGCAATGGATCTTTGGGGCTCGCCAACTAGGGCTCCGCCTCAGAGCTGCTTTGATATCTCAGATATATAGAAAGGGCTTAGTCTTGTCATGTCAAGCGAGGCAGAGTCACACCAGTGGAGAGATAATGAACTACATGAGTGTAGATGTTCAAAGAATCTCAGATTTTGTATGGTATGTAAATACCGTTTGGATGTTACCAGTACAAATATCGTTAGCAATCTTTGTTCTGCATACAAATCTAGGTTTGGGAGCATTTGCAGGATTAGCTGCTACTTTAGTAGTTATGTCTTGCAATATACCTCTAACAAGAACGCAGAAAAAATACCAATCCATGATCATGAATGCCAAAGATGCTCGGATGAAAGCCACCTCAGAAGTCCTGCGTAACATGAAGACAATCAAACTTCAAGCATGGGACAATCAGTTTCTAAATAAGCTAGAAAGCTTGAGAAATATAGAGTCTTCTTGGATATGGAAATCATTGAGATTAGGGGCAATTGGAGCCTTCATTTTCTGGGGTTCACCTACCTTCATTTCAATAGTGACTTTTGGAGCTTGTCTTTTAATGAAAATTCCACTCACAGCAGGCAGCGTTTTATCTGCATTAGCAACCTTCCGTATGTTGCAGGATCCCATATTTAGTCTGCCTGACTTACTTAATGTTGTAGCACAAGCAAAAGTATCCGCTGATAGGGTTTCTTATTACCTCCAAGAAGAAGAAATTCAGCAAGATGCTGTCGAGTTTGTTTCAAAAGATGAAACACCCTATGCCATAGACATACAAGGTGGGGAATTCAGCTGGGATCCTAATTTAGGAACTCCAACCCTCGATGGAATAAACTTGAAGGTTAAAAGGGGAATGAAGGTAGCAATATGTGGAACAGTAGGATCAGGAAAATCTAGTTTGCTCTCTGGTGTAATTGGAGAAATCCCTAAGATCTCCGGGACTGTAAAGATTAGCGGTTCTAAGGCTTATGTTCCTCAAACCCCATGGATACTGACAGGAAATATCAAAGAGAACATACTCTTTGGGAACCATTATGATGCCACTAAGTATGATACAACGGTTAAAGCGTGTGCTTTATTAAAAGATTTTGAGCTTTTCCCACAGGGCGACTTAACAGAAATCGGAGAAAGAGGTATTAATATGAGCGGGGGTCAGAAACAAAGGATACAAATTGCTCGTGCAGTATACCAGGATGCAGATATATATTTGCTTGATGACCCTTTTAGTGCAGTTGATGCACATACAGGAACACAACTATTTCAGGTAAGCACTTGTGAGACTAGAATGTCAAATACTGCCAACCCTTTGATTCTTACATTTTTATTACTCATCTCACTTACAATGTACTGAATTTTAATAAACAGGAATGTCTGATGGGGGTTCTAAGAGACAAGACAATCTTTTATGTGACCCACCAAGTCGAATTTCTACCAGCAGCAGACCTCATTCTGGTATGATATAACAGCAATTGTTGTATGCACTTTCTCAGCTACATATATTGATTCACGAGGGAACTTATATACAGGTGATGAAAGAAGGACGAATCGCAGAAGCTGGAAGTTTTAAGGaactcttgaaacagaatatcgGGTTTGAAGTTTTGGTTGGAGCTCATAGTCAAGCTTTAGAATCTGTTCTTACAATTGAAGGTACTTCTGGTAGAACTTCTGAACATGCTACACCACATGATGTTGATTCAAGTGCAGAACAAATTCAACCAAGGGATGAAGAAGAGGATAACCTTTCTCCGGAAATGAAAGAGAATCAAGGGAGGTTGATACAggatgaagagagagagaaaggaagtaTAGGGAAGGAAGTATATTGGGATTATCTTACCATTGTAAAACGTGGTATGTTGGTTCCGGTAATAGTTTTAGCCCAGTCATCATTTCAAGTGTTGCAAATTGCAAGTAATTACTGGATGGCATGGGTTTGTCCAACCTCAAGTGATGCAGCACCTATAGCTGGGATGGACTATGTCTTACTTGTATATTCCCTACTTTCTATTGTGAGCTCAGTTTGTGTCTTAGTACGGGCTACTGTATTAGCTAAAGCAGGCATTCTAACTGCACAAaaactctttgagaacatgctACATAGTGTATTACGAGCTCCAATGTCATTCTTCGACTCAACTCCAACTGGAAGAATACTGAACCGGGTAAGAATTCGTTTAAAAATAGTTGAGATTTCATAAATGCAgtataattatttaaattaatcatcataaacaatGAAATAAACAATCATATATTTAACTATCTAAAGATTAACTCTAGCTGAAGATTTGATGCACACCATCCACCTCTGGCAACCAGAAGGCCCTCAAATAAACTGAACTATGTTAAATTTATCAGTCAGATTTAGAGTTTATTTCAGAACTGGAATGTCTGCAAATAAGCATGTTGGAAACAGAATAATTCATGACCATCGACTGAAATAGGCATTTTTACTTAATCATCTTCTGTCTTTAAAGTGTTAACATAGAGAAATTTTTGTTTCTAGAAAATGAGTTTCTTAGCCTCTGCACTCTTAAAAATCTAGGAGTATCGTTTATAAAGAAGAAATATTACAATCACAAGTAAAGGTCTATTAACTCTTACTTCCATGTGCAGGCATCATCTGACCAAAGTGTATTGGACTTGGAAATGGCACAAAGATTAGGTTGGGCAGCATTCTCAATGATCCAGCTTATCGGCACCGTCGCAGTCATGTCACAGGTCGCATGGGAAGTCTTTCTCATCTTCATTCCAGTAACAGCAATCTGTATATGGTATAAGGTAAACAAATTGAGCTTGAaacctaaaaattaaaaaaacactAGAAAGATGATTTCAACAAGATGACTAGAATAATGAATATAATGAGTTTTTGTGTAGCAATACTACATACCAACTGCAAGGGAGCTAGCACGATTATCTGAAATACAAAAGGCTCCAATCCTTCATCATTTTGGAGAATCACTTTCAGGGGCAGCAACAATACGTGCCTTCGATCAGAAGGATCGTTTCATCAATGCAAACCTTATTTTAGTGGACGGATTTTCAAGACCATGGTTTCACAATGTATCAGCGATGGAGTGGCTTTCATTCAGACTTAATCAATTATCAAACTTTGTGTTTGCATTTTCACTGGTTCTGCTAGTGTCTCTCCCAGATGGAATTATAAATCCAAGTAAGCACCTCAGATCTGATAAGTAAAACTAGAATAAATACAAAATTTTCATTTTCCAGCGATTAAGACTTTTCCATATGTATGTCAATAACATCCTAGGAGTTCATCTTACCAGATGAAAAGTTAAATGCAAATGTCAGTTAGTTCTTAGCTATTAAAGCCCTAAGAGGTTTTACCTGACTACCTGAGAGGACTGAGACATCAATTTAAAATCTACTTCACTTTCATGTTGGACAATCTCATCATCTCTAAGGCTCCGTTtgtagggtgtaaaacgttttcatagaaaacaattttcccttttcaatcattttacgttgtttggtttggcaagggatgaaaacaattttccataactcccaCAAAGTtggaaaaaccttttccatttgatagggagggaaaccacttttccacttttccaccttacctccctctcccttcttcccctcaattttcaccatcttctcccattttccttcaaggaaccaaacaaaggaaaactagtttggaattgtgttttcccttggaaaatgttttccatggaaaatcattttgtactaaaaacgttttacaccaaaccaaacggagcctaaagcTTACTTAGCTTGAGGCACACCAGATTATTGAAGAAAAGTTAATGTGGCTTGGAATATTTTGCAGGCATTGCAGGTCTGGCAGTGACATACGGAATAAATCTGAATGTTTTGCAAGCTTCAGTCATATGGAATATATGCAATGCAGAAAATAAGATGATATCAGTGGAAAGGGTTCTTCAGTATACAAAGCTTACTAGTGAGGCTCCTCAGATTGTTGACGATTGCAGACCACCAAACAACTGGCCAACTACTGGAACAATCAGTTTTCAGAACTTACAGGTAAGTGGTTGCAGGTTGATTAAGTGGCTAAAGTCTGAATATTCTCTAATCCACATAAACTTGCATGGTTTCCTACCTGAGTGTTCCAAAATACATGGCAATCTCTCTACCTGCTTTCTCTTACTTATTTTCTCTCTATCTTTTTTCTCTGACTTTATCCCAACAGTTTTCTCTTACTTTTTTCCATTTCTAAACACTTCAAAAAATTTAACTCATATAATCATAATTTAACAACGGATTTCAATCTCCCTGCCTAAAGCAAGCATGCATAATTTGTGAGATGGACGGAGTAACAATATCGGTTCAGATGACAATAATTAGCAGAAAAAAGTGTATAATGCCAGCCCCAATTTCATGATGTTGCAGATACGTTATGCTGAACATCTTCCCTCTGTCCTGAAAAATATAACGTGCACATTCCCTGGGAAGAAAAAGGTTGGTGTTGTAGGAAGGACAGGCAGTGGAAAATCAACACTTATTCAAGCTCTATTCCGCATTGTGGAACCAAGAGAGGGGAGTATTATAATTGATGATGTGGATATCTGCAAGATAGGTCTTCATGACTTGAGATCAAGGCTCAGCATTATTCCtcaagatccaacaatgtttGATGGCACAGTTCGAGTTAACCTCGACCCACTCCATCAGCATTCCGACAGTGATATATGGGAGGTAATATAATCTAATTGATGGCTTTACCATTGTGAATTCTTAGCTAGAAATAAAAGTTAATCGGTAACAACTAACACCCCATTTTGCAACTTTTAGGCGCTTGACAAATGCCAACTAGGAGACCTTGTACGGGCAAAGGAAGGAAGATTGGGATCTACAGGTGAATAGATCAATAATTTTCAGAAAGACTTGACTTAATGCTTATTTTTGCTAATAAATCTAACTTAATGCATGTGACATATAGTGGTTGAAAATGGCGAAAACTGGAGTGTTGGACAAAGACAACTGTTCTGCTTAGGAAGGGCACTGCTAAAGCACAGTACTATTTTGGTTTTAGACGAAGCAACTGCATCAGTCGATTCTGCTACTGATGGTATAATTCAGAAAGTTATCAACCAAGAATTCAGAGAACGAACCATTGTCACGATAGCTCACAGAATACACACAGTTGTTGATAGTGATCTTGTCCTTGTCCTCAGTGAAGGTATTTATCTATTCTCCCTTTTATCATCTCTCCGAGGCTAAAATTACCGAGAACACCAATGAAAAAGTTTGTTTTGACAAACAGGAAGGATTGCAGAATATGATACACCATCAAAGCTCCTAGAGAGAGAAGATTCATTTTTCTCACGATTGATTAGGGAATACTCTTCTAGATCACAGAGTTTCAACAACTTGGCAAAACTCCAAGGTTGAAATCATGAAGTAAAACATCAAAGCAAAAGGAGTTGACAACTTTATTGGCAAGATAATGATACGAAAGTCTCACCTAAGGAAAACAAGAATGCCAGGAGATTATGCATCACAACAACATCTTACGGCTCCCCATTTTTGTATCTCTTGGCACTACCCCGTGCTTCTATAGACTATAGTATAAAGGTAGCAAGAGAAGTAATGAATCATATGTGCCCCCTCGTTGTACTTTAACTACCCTTAAATAGTATTATTTGAAATTTGTACTAAGATACACTCTTTGATCCTCTATCACAATGTAGAGTTAGACTATCAAACCCACAAAATAGCATAATGGAAGCAACTTGCATCTTAACAATGAGCCATTTTAGCAAACAGTGATACAATCATATTCTGAAGATTTGGGCTCTCTCCTTCAACATTGAAATAAACAAATTTTATTGAAGATTTGGACTTTCTCACCTACACTACCCCAAATGAAACTGTAAGGTACCAAATGCAGTGGCAATTAGATGCCCTAGGGTATGAAACTCGAATCCGAGCAAGGGGGCAATACCCAACCACTGAGCTGCCAGCTACGCCTCATCCTACATTCCTACCCCATCTATAGTACTacaatcaaaataaaaattagcGGAACCAATAATTAATCAAACATGAAGTGAAGAACTAATAACAATTCAGATTGCAAAACTGGGATAATGATTTGGATAATAACCCTTCAATTGGTTGCTTTATTTGAACATAATTCAAGTAATTTTTTCAAAAGTTCCAGTCATATGAACGAAATCATGAAACAAATGTCTTCTACCTTGAAATTTGGTAATTTACCTTGAAATTTGGTCTGATGATTGAGGAAAACCGGCGGAATTTTGAggagatttggggttgtgataAATTTGAAGGAAGATGAACTGTTGTTAGTGTTGTGAAGTTGTCAATTTTCCAATTCAAAGAAGTGATAAGGTCATACCgtttgagtagcgggtagcggtcaaATAGTAGAGGGTAGaggttagctgtcaaagtagcggttgataatATAAGTGTTTggcaaaagtagcggttgaaattacaaaagaaatatataatatatttagttaaaaattaaataaattcaatccataaatgtgaTTCTTTTGGGGTAACGATTCTTAACTATGAAACAAATGTATGGAAGAAATTCCTTACATATAGaaataaggaaaatttggtaatattaatccaacctttgaccgattttctttaattaagcctacatATGAGATATTATTTAATAATCCGAACTTTTATACCTATATTCTTTTGTTGGTCCCGACAGGTAACACACCTGCTATAGAAGGTTACCTGTACACGTGTCACTTTCTAATTTATCCAAAAAATCCTTTTTTTTCCTTATTATTCCATTGCTCTTTTCTTCAACTGTCCGCGGGAAGCCCTCCTTCCTCGTGCTGCCTAGCTAGCCAGCTCCCACGTAATCAATGCAACCATCTTCCccatttcttttctctctcctacggGATCCATCAATCTCCCCTTCTCATAGTTGGTTATTCTATTATCATATTCCTCTCTCCTGTAATCCCGTAGAACACCATTGTTTTTAGCAACCTGAGATTTCTTTGATGTATCTCTAATTCATCATTGATCTATCTCAAGTATAATATCTCTTAAATGTATCTCTAATTGACTCCCAACGtattcaatatttttttttctcaattCATTTAAATCCAAAAATCAATCTACTCAAATTAATCCCAATGTGTACATGGTACTGTTCTATGGATTTCGAATAGACGAACATCTCTCCATTTCCTTCTCGTTCTCTCTCCTTCTATGTGCGGTCAGCGACCAACAACCACCCACGGGCCACGGCCAAAACCACCATTGATGACCACCGGTCTTCCGTGAGCCAGACGTTGTTGAATTCAATCCACAGCGGGACATTGTGGATGGTATGACAGTAATAGTTGTAGCCAAATTGGTGAGAGAACTAACAGCAAAAATTTCAAAGTAATAGCattgtaaaaataataatataaatgaagGTTCTTGAGGAGATCAACAATGGTGTGGAGGGAGGAAAGAGGAGATTTTAGAATTAATTAGAATTCATTGTTTTTAATTAtcaaaatcataatttatttcagttaattttatttttaatgcgTATTAATTAAGTAGTAGGAGTAGATTGGATTAGTTTTGAAAGTTGATGACTGAGAAATTTAGAAGCCATTAACGGCTTGTAGCAGAGGTGAGAAAGGGAaattaaaaaacagaaaaaaataaaaagaaaacattAATGTAGGGAAGGTGGAGgaactttgacaattttatccGGTTACCGGTCAATGTGACCCATCAAAAGAAAATAGGTATAAAAGTTCGGATTATTAAATAATATCTCATatgtaggcttaattaaagaaaatcggtcaaaggttggattaatattaacaaattttcctaaaaataaaGATTACATTGTTCctttaataaataaatcatgTCAAATCGTTCTTGATATAAGTAGTTTGCAATAATTAAATGTTTCTTCTAGCTTTCCATAAATCATCAGCAATACGATCACGGATAACCTTCATTTCAGTATATATTCCAACTCCATTTTCACTATTTGAAACGGCATGAACATCGGGAAGCTCAAATGAGGGTATAAAATTTGGATAATCCTCTAACACTCGAAAAAGGGGATCATCT contains these protein-coding regions:
- the LOC110792524 gene encoding putative ABC transporter C family member 15, whose amino-acid sequence is MPYSFLAANLKLLNLTAWEQLKTPCLWEEISIFLLLGFYGTLLLYFIRKMICAVHMHTTKAAEKDAEMYLENARLSLCSKASVILSILLLGVHSTSLILLLKGSSKTQCNHSLPTFSAEILQVISWIITIIVLSRILTKNYLIFPGILRFWWVCSFLILACHIAIDSHFIMANHGNFRIQDYADVLGLFASVSLLLISIQGKMRIVQDGATKNLTEPLLNGESEKFSRGKSESLYSKATFLDLVTFSWLNPLFVIGKKKPLEQDEIPDVDVEDSAAFLSYCFDENLKRVKEEEGTTSNPSVYKAIFYLAWKKAAVNAIFAVISAFASYVGPYLINDFVNFLSDKQHRSLKTGYLLALGFLGAKMVETIAQRQWIFGARQLGLRLRAALISQIYRKGLVLSCQARQSHTSGEIMNYMSVDVQRISDFVWYVNTVWMLPVQISLAIFVLHTNLGLGAFAGLAATLVVMSCNIPLTRTQKKYQSMIMNAKDARMKATSEVLRNMKTIKLQAWDNQFLNKLESLRNIESSWIWKSLRLGAIGAFIFWGSPTFISIVTFGACLLMKIPLTAGSVLSALATFRMLQDPIFSLPDLLNVVAQAKVSADRVSYYLQEEEIQQDAVEFVSKDETPYAIDIQGGEFSWDPNLGTPTLDGINLKVKRGMKVAICGTVGSGKSSLLSGVIGEIPKISGTVKISGSKAYVPQTPWILTGNIKENILFGNHYDATKYDTTVKACALLKDFELFPQGDLTEIGERGINMSGGQKQRIQIARAVYQDADIYLLDDPFSAVDAHTGTQLFQECLMGVLRDKTIFYVTHQVEFLPAADLILVMKEGRIAEAGSFKELLKQNIGFEVLVGAHSQALESVLTIEGTSGRTSEHATPHDVDSSAEQIQPRDEEEDNLSPEMKENQGRLIQDEEREKGSIGKEVYWDYLTIVKRGMLVPVIVLAQSSFQVLQIASNYWMAWVCPTSSDAAPIAGMDYVLLVYSLLSIVSSVCVLVRATVLAKAGILTAQKLFENMLHSVLRAPMSFFDSTPTGRILNRASSDQSVLDLEMAQRLGWAAFSMIQLIGTVAVMSQVAWEVFLIFIPVTAICIWYKQYYIPTARELARLSEIQKAPILHHFGESLSGAATIRAFDQKDRFINANLILVDGFSRPWFHNVSAMEWLSFRLNQLSNFVFAFSLVLLVSLPDGIINPSIAGLAVTYGINLNVLQASVIWNICNAENKMISVERVLQYTKLTSEAPQIVDDCRPPNNWPTTGTISFQNLQIRYAEHLPSVLKNITCTFPGKKKVGVVGRTGSGKSTLIQALFRIVEPREGSIIIDDVDICKIGLHDLRSRLSIIPQDPTMFDGTVRVNLDPLHQHSDSDIWEALDKCQLGDLVRAKEGRLGSTVVENGENWSVGQRQLFCLGRALLKHSTILVLDEATASVDSATDGIIQKVINQEFRERTIVTIAHRIHTVVDSDLVLVLSEGRIAEYDTPSKLLEREDSFFSRLIREYSSRSQSFNNLAKLQG